One stretch of Akkermansia massiliensis DNA includes these proteins:
- a CDS encoding GDSL-type esterase/lipase family protein: MKKFIVLLWIGLLAAFLPADCAAAVKLACLGDSITAGMGVKKEDCWVSRIAKTLDRKAEVGNFGVSARCLLFKGDRPITREKAYQDALAFKPDMLLIGLGTNDSKKVNWSHKDDFVNNYKEIITEFRKQNPKLKVYCLLPIPSQEAREGGISRECIEKEIIPLIRQVAKSTKSRVIDLNKVMKDKGSLLVDGVHPNAEGHALMAEHILLVLKGKAAE, translated from the coding sequence ATGAAAAAGTTTATTGTCTTGTTGTGGATAGGGCTGCTGGCCGCTTTTCTGCCGGCGGATTGTGCCGCCGCAGTGAAGCTGGCCTGTCTGGGGGACAGCATCACCGCCGGGATGGGGGTTAAAAAGGAAGACTGCTGGGTATCCCGGATTGCGAAGACCCTGGACAGGAAGGCGGAAGTAGGAAACTTCGGCGTATCGGCGCGCTGCCTGCTGTTCAAGGGGGACCGCCCCATCACGCGGGAGAAGGCTTATCAGGACGCGCTGGCGTTCAAGCCTGACATGCTGTTGATAGGCCTGGGCACCAATGACAGCAAAAAAGTGAATTGGAGCCACAAGGATGATTTTGTAAACAATTACAAGGAGATCATTACGGAATTCCGCAAGCAGAATCCCAAATTGAAGGTATACTGCCTGCTGCCCATTCCCTCCCAGGAGGCCAGGGAAGGGGGGATCAGCAGGGAATGCATTGAAAAGGAAATCATTCCGCTCATCCGGCAGGTGGCCAAGAGCACCAAATCCAGGGTGATCGACCTCAACAAGGTGATGAAGGACAAGGGCTCCCTGCTGGTGGACGGCGTGCACCCCAATGCGGAAGGGCACGCCCTCATGGCGGAGCACATTCTCCTGGTGCTCAAGGGGAAGGCTGCCGAGTAA
- a CDS encoding glycoside hydrolase family 16 protein, with protein MTAPTLFRVLACTALLSAPLHAQLYTLHGDGVKKTERVVEKADYSDYELVWHDEFDKDGRPDPAKWNYEHGFVRNKEEQWYQPENARCEDGMLIIEGKKEKHANPHYDPAGKNWQTTRKEADYTSASLTTRGKFSWLYGRFEIRARFSPREGMWPAFWTMGVKEGWPMCGEIDIMEYYQSTYLANLCWASPKKHVGKWSTTYTPLKWLQERHADWADSFHVFRMDWDEKEVRLYADDILLNRTPLDNTVNAVYKEVANPFRQPHFIILNLAMGATGGDLNKLPLPQKYEIDYVRIYQKKDSPHKGTIPYRTEKKKDAPVELSRLQKALDE; from the coding sequence ATGACCGCTCCCACCCTGTTCCGAGTCCTGGCCTGCACGGCCCTGTTGTCCGCCCCCCTCCATGCCCAGCTTTACACCCTGCACGGGGACGGCGTCAAAAAAACCGAGAGGGTGGTGGAAAAAGCGGATTATTCCGATTACGAACTCGTCTGGCACGACGAGTTCGACAAGGACGGCCGCCCGGACCCCGCCAAGTGGAATTACGAACACGGATTCGTCCGCAACAAGGAGGAACAGTGGTACCAGCCGGAAAACGCCCGGTGCGAGGACGGCATGCTGATTATTGAAGGCAAAAAGGAAAAACACGCCAATCCCCATTATGACCCGGCGGGAAAGAATTGGCAGACGACGCGCAAGGAAGCGGATTACACCTCCGCCTCCCTGACCACGCGCGGCAAGTTTTCCTGGCTGTACGGGCGGTTTGAAATCCGGGCCAGATTCAGCCCGCGGGAGGGCATGTGGCCCGCCTTCTGGACCATGGGCGTCAAGGAAGGATGGCCCATGTGCGGGGAAATAGACATCATGGAGTACTACCAGTCCACCTACCTGGCCAACCTCTGCTGGGCCTCCCCCAAAAAACACGTGGGCAAATGGAGCACTACCTACACGCCGCTCAAATGGCTCCAGGAAAGGCATGCGGACTGGGCGGACAGCTTCCATGTCTTCCGCATGGACTGGGATGAAAAGGAAGTGCGCCTGTATGCGGACGACATCCTGCTGAACAGGACGCCCCTGGACAACACCGTCAACGCCGTTTACAAGGAAGTCGCCAATCCCTTCCGTCAGCCCCATTTCATCATCCTGAACCTGGCCATGGGCGCCACAGGAGGCGATCTGAATAAACTGCCCCTGCCCCAGAAGTATGAAATAGATTACGTCCGCATATACCAGAAGAAGGATTCCCCCCACAAGGGCACCATTCCCTACCGGACAGAGAAGAAAAAGGATGCTCCCGTGGAACTGTCCCGCCTTCAGAAAGCGCTAGACGAATAG
- the efp gene encoding elongation factor P, with the protein MAKVPVINLRKGHAVNHNNDVCVVVSMEHKCPPRMASYVQMSIRSISTKKVYNLRLTSNESLEGVNLAREEYEFSYIDGMGYHFMNPDTYEDITVSPDIVEPVKDYLMEGNIYILLFTDETVVSVELPAAITMEVAEAPEGVKGDSANNVYKSATMTTGLVVQVPLFIKPGEKISVKTEDGSYLGRVN; encoded by the coding sequence ATGGCAAAAGTACCCGTAATCAATCTTCGCAAGGGACACGCGGTTAATCATAACAATGACGTTTGCGTCGTGGTCAGCATGGAGCACAAGTGCCCCCCCCGCATGGCCTCCTACGTGCAAATGAGCATCCGCAGCATTTCCACCAAGAAGGTATATAACCTTCGCCTGACTTCCAATGAATCCCTGGAAGGCGTGAACCTCGCCCGTGAGGAATATGAGTTCAGCTACATTGACGGCATGGGCTACCACTTCATGAACCCCGATACGTACGAAGACATTACCGTGTCTCCGGACATCGTGGAACCCGTCAAGGATTACCTGATGGAAGGCAACATCTACATTCTGCTTTTCACGGATGAGACGGTTGTTTCCGTGGAACTCCCCGCCGCCATCACCATGGAAGTGGCGGAAGCTCCGGAAGGCGTCAAGGGCGACAGCGCGAACAACGTTTACAAGTCCGCCACGATGACCACCGGCTTGGTGGTGCAGGTGCCCCTTTTCATCAAGCCCGGCGAAAAGATTTCCGTAAAGACGGAAGACGGCTCCTACCTGGGCCGCGTGAATTAA
- a CDS encoding amino acid-binding ACT yields MKEEAIKAPGSTIRQYSIMLQNRVGALSALLGLLDMHGIFCLGFSMHDCHEATIARLIVSDPERTSEIFLEKGICYTESEVLVAVLRHGPADLKKCLDVLYAAEMNVNFLYPLMPCMARGSLVALHVDDLNFGRTVLNSSGIKVLFQQDLSR; encoded by the coding sequence ATGAAGGAAGAAGCCATCAAAGCCCCCGGCAGTACGATAAGGCAATATTCCATCATGCTCCAGAACCGGGTGGGGGCGCTGTCCGCCCTCCTCGGCCTGCTGGACATGCACGGCATCTTCTGCCTGGGGTTCAGCATGCACGACTGCCATGAGGCGACCATTGCGCGCCTGATTGTCAGCGATCCGGAACGAACGTCGGAAATCTTTCTGGAAAAGGGCATCTGCTACACGGAGTCCGAGGTTCTGGTGGCGGTTCTCCGCCATGGCCCCGCGGACCTCAAGAAGTGCCTGGATGTGCTGTATGCCGCGGAAATGAACGTCAACTTCCTGTACCCCCTGATGCCCTGCATGGCGCGGGGCTCCCTGGTCGCCCTCCATGTGGATGACCTCAACTTCGGGCGCACCGTGCTGAATTCCAGCGGCATCAAGGTCCTGTTCCAGCAGGATCTCAGCCGGTAG
- a CDS encoding heavy metal translocating P-type ATPase, whose translation MEEKNYLVSGMHCAGCAAKVERAVEGLEGVERVELNLLTGRMTVLFEKPDSPARGRIASVVEKAGFHLADWREEPFSGADGEESQGQEETGGSRLVWSVLLLAPLMYLSMGPMWHWPVPGGGWGLWMNLWAQCILAAAILWLNRHYLINGVRQLAALSPNMDSLIAIGSGSAFLYGLYLLIAALWQGANVDGMELYFESAAMIVTLISLGKYLERRSYRKTNAAVKGLVKLVPQEALVWHDGAERAVPLDELHSGDLVVVKTGQRIPVDGVIEEGQAALDESDLTGESMPVDKTAGDRVISGTFNRAGYLKVRAERVGRDSTLARMIRLVEEASQSKAPIARLADRVCYFFVPAVIAIALVSLVAWLAAGEGFSFALARAIAVLVISCPCVLGLATPIAIMVGTGRGARLGILCKSAGALEALSRVDTVVFDKTGTLTEGEPRVVAVLPEPGMNADELVEMAAALEQGSEHPVGKAVYEHARLLELPIRAVADLSVVPGRGISGVVDGVPYAVGNPGFMQDKGISWKEEEGRLREFMRQGASPLYVGRGDRPAGVIMVADSLKPDSRAAVDYLKRMNLRVVMLTGDNAATARHMAGELHIDEVISDVLPDEKASHVMKMEERGDKVAMVGDGVNDAPALACARVGISMKSGTELAMESSDIVLMKSNPVGVAEALQLGRTTLHIIRQNLFWAFFYNIIGIPLAAGCLYPAFGLTLNPMIAAGAMSLSSLCVVFNSLRLRGFKPRLEK comes from the coding sequence ATGGAAGAAAAGAACTATCTTGTTTCCGGCATGCATTGCGCCGGTTGTGCTGCCAAGGTGGAGCGCGCCGTGGAGGGATTGGAGGGGGTGGAGCGCGTAGAGCTGAATTTGCTGACGGGGCGGATGACCGTTCTGTTTGAAAAGCCAGATTCGCCCGCCAGGGGGCGCATTGCGTCCGTAGTGGAGAAAGCCGGCTTCCACCTGGCGGACTGGCGGGAGGAACCGTTTTCCGGTGCGGATGGGGAGGAAAGCCAGGGGCAGGAGGAAACGGGAGGCTCCCGCCTCGTTTGGTCCGTTCTGCTGCTGGCGCCTCTGATGTATCTGTCCATGGGGCCCATGTGGCACTGGCCCGTTCCGGGAGGGGGCTGGGGGCTCTGGATGAATTTGTGGGCGCAGTGCATTCTGGCGGCCGCGATTCTGTGGCTGAACCGGCATTATTTAATCAACGGCGTGCGCCAGCTTGCCGCGCTGTCTCCCAATATGGATTCCCTGATCGCCATCGGCTCCGGTTCCGCCTTCCTGTACGGGCTGTATCTGTTGATTGCGGCGCTGTGGCAGGGCGCCAACGTGGACGGAATGGAACTGTATTTTGAATCCGCGGCCATGATCGTCACCCTGATTTCCCTGGGGAAATATCTTGAACGCCGTTCCTACCGCAAGACGAACGCCGCCGTGAAAGGGCTGGTGAAGCTGGTTCCCCAGGAGGCCCTGGTTTGGCATGACGGCGCGGAGCGCGCCGTCCCGCTGGATGAACTTCATTCCGGGGACCTGGTGGTGGTGAAAACCGGGCAGAGGATTCCGGTGGACGGCGTCATTGAAGAAGGGCAGGCCGCGCTGGATGAATCGGACCTGACGGGGGAAAGCATGCCGGTGGACAAGACGGCGGGAGACCGGGTGATCAGCGGCACGTTCAACCGGGCCGGGTATCTCAAGGTACGTGCGGAACGCGTGGGCAGGGACTCCACGCTGGCCCGCATGATCCGCCTGGTGGAGGAGGCCAGCCAGTCCAAGGCTCCGATTGCACGGCTGGCGGACCGGGTGTGTTATTTCTTTGTCCCTGCGGTGATTGCGATTGCCCTGGTGTCGTTGGTTGCGTGGCTGGCTGCCGGGGAGGGATTTTCCTTCGCCCTTGCCAGGGCGATTGCGGTGCTGGTGATTTCCTGCCCCTGCGTTCTGGGGCTTGCCACGCCCATCGCCATCATGGTAGGGACGGGCAGGGGCGCGCGGCTGGGCATCCTGTGCAAGTCCGCCGGAGCTTTGGAGGCTTTGAGCCGCGTGGATACCGTCGTTTTTGACAAGACGGGCACCCTGACTGAAGGGGAGCCCCGTGTGGTGGCCGTTCTGCCGGAGCCGGGCATGAATGCGGATGAACTGGTGGAAATGGCGGCGGCTTTGGAGCAGGGATCGGAACATCCGGTAGGGAAAGCCGTTTATGAACACGCCAGGCTGCTGGAACTCCCCATCCGCGCCGTGGCGGATTTGTCCGTTGTGCCGGGCCGCGGCATTTCCGGCGTAGTGGACGGCGTGCCCTATGCGGTGGGCAATCCCGGCTTCATGCAGGACAAGGGCATCTCCTGGAAGGAGGAGGAAGGCCGCCTCCGGGAGTTCATGCGGCAGGGCGCGTCCCCGCTGTATGTAGGGAGGGGAGACCGTCCTGCGGGAGTGATCATGGTGGCGGATTCCCTGAAACCGGACAGCCGGGCGGCGGTGGATTATCTGAAGCGGATGAACCTGCGCGTGGTCATGCTGACGGGGGACAATGCCGCCACGGCGCGGCACATGGCCGGGGAACTGCATATTGATGAAGTGATTTCCGACGTGCTTCCGGATGAGAAGGCCTCCCATGTGATGAAGATGGAGGAACGCGGGGACAAGGTGGCGATGGTGGGGGACGGCGTGAACGACGCCCCGGCGCTGGCCTGCGCCCGGGTGGGCATCTCCATGAAGTCCGGAACGGAGCTGGCGATGGAGTCCTCCGACATCGTGCTGATGAAGAGCAATCCCGTGGGCGTGGCGGAAGCCCTTCAACTGGGCCGCACCACCCTGCACATCATCAGGCAGAACCTCTTCTGGGCCTTCTTTTACAATATCATCGGCATTCCGCTGGCCGCCGGGTGCCTGTATCCGGCCTTCGGCCTTACGCTGAATCCCATGATTGCCGCCGGGGCCATGAGTTTAAGCTCCCTGTGCGTGGTGTTCAATTCCCTGCGGCTGCGCGGCTTCAAGCCCCGTCTGGAAAAATAA